In Humulus lupulus chromosome 6, drHumLupu1.1, whole genome shotgun sequence, a single genomic region encodes these proteins:
- the LOC133782163 gene encoding uncharacterized protein LOC133782163, with translation MADPTTEPDSASSIPISSHGTNRWPHHLCQCLECSSLFFFRGFTSTNPPAPPTTSNDKERFHEYIMKVNKLVVANEHVSNKDHILYLLAGLGLKYNSFGMSLTTNTNPITIDDITSMLLSHELILENQHLKEPHIVSANIAARTQNFTRNF, from the exons ATGGCGGACCCAACTACAGAACCTGATTCTGCCTCCTCCATTCCAATCTCATC CCATGGCACAAATCGTTGGCCACACCACCTCTGCCAGTGCCTGGAATGCTCTTCTTTGTTCTTTTTCAGGGGCTTCACAAGCACGAATCCTCCAGCTCCGCCTACAACTTCAAACGACAAAGAAAGGTTCCATGAATATATCATGAAGGTTAACAAACTTGTTGTTGCTAATGAACACGTGTCTAACAAAGATCATATTCTGTATCTGTTAGCCGGTCTTGGACTCAAATATAACTCATTTGGTATGTCTTTAACAACAAATACTAATCCCATTACCATTGATGATATTACTAGCATGTTATTGTCTCATGAACTCATATTGGAAAATCAACATTTGAAGGAACCACATATTGTTTCTGCCAATATTGCTGCAAGAACTCAAAATTTCACTAGAAATTTTTGA